The following is a genomic window from Neodiprion lecontei isolate iyNeoLeco1 chromosome 4, iyNeoLeco1.1, whole genome shotgun sequence.
TGGTGCTTGGTTCCAAGTATAATATCCGCATCGAATACAAACGTGGAAAAAATGTGCACACGATTCACGTGGTGAAATGGCTTAAAGTGCACGTCTGCTTATTTACGGTTGAGGCATAAATCCATGTAGATCAACAACGCTTCCGAGACATACGCTGAGCGTCACGTACGTAAAGTTGGCCCACCCACCgcggattttcaaatttttttacggctTGGTGTGGGGGCGTTTCGTAGTCCAACTTGAGGGTTTGAtggcaaataattttttcaaaatttttcttatggAGTTATCCCCCCTTCCCCCCTCCCTCGTGTTAGAACGAATCATCTGAAATCCCGAAAAAAGTGTTGTAATATTAGAATTTCAAATCTGGGACGTTGACGAATCGACGACAAAGCTTGGGGAGAAATCCGTAATAAGTCGTAATGGCGGGTACCTGAATGCCGAGTCAGCGAAAGATGCGAGGCGTGATTTTGCGAATGGTCTTTCTTAGggacatttcttttttcgaaaatccttatggaatattttatttcatttttttttacaaaattacgAGTCTCCGCCGTGAATGAACTTTTTCCGAGCCACCtccaaaaaatgcaaaaagcTTGAAAATCCGAGGTGGGAGGGACAACTTTACAATAGGTTGACGCGTATTTTACTTTGGTTTGATGTTTTATTCGAAGGTTGATTGGTAAGCTCCCCAACACTTACATATTCACCAAAGCTATAGCGGAACACTTAGTCGCAGAGCATTCGACTCGATTGCCAATTGTTGTGGTGCGGCCTTCCATCGTCTTAGCCTCGTGGAAGGAACCGGTTCCAGGATGGACTGACGGTTACAATGGCCCAACTTTGGCGGTGATTGGTACTGGCAAGGGATTGGTGAACAGTATTTACGGGAAGAAGGAGCTTGTGGCTGATCTGATACCCGTCGACGTGTGCGTCAATCTTCTCGTAGCTGCCGCATGGGAAATCGGTATGTTCTTCCTAGCagtcgattttttttgcttgtaGCTGTGGGTTTCCATGGGTAAAACTTCACCGTTGCTAGCTTTCGATCTCTCACATTCTATATTATCTAAGGACATATAcagtgacgtggatttttcccgctcctcggtcactcggagaaaatgaccgagaacttaccgcgtgcacaataatttggcgtcgacgatgtaccctggatctaaaacaatatcgagcagttttgttgggcgcctggcgtgatcaacacgcctcgaaatcattaatgCGCTATACCTCGGGCATATGCTCGATAGCTCACTACCGCGGAGAGGGAaagggtaatttttggagagaaagagagacactcgaaatacacATGCTACTTAacaaaagaagtaaaataaaatcttatatttcacaatagcggtgatacagaaacaaaaaaaaaataatccaaaagTCGCTCATCGCGATTCTAAaagtaaacagaaaattacacgtaacctactctatttcttactctactgagctcgcggctccctaactaaaaTGCCACTCAACCATCACAAAATCGCCATACGCTATtctcaatttgcaaattcgccGTTTCTTCTCCACAGCAATAATTGCTTAAGACCAAAACTAAAACTACTTTCTCGACGGTGCGTCGTCGGGCTACCGAACAGACGGCGTCCTCAACCTTACCCGAGATCTCACccgactcggagcttcgacGCTACCGCGAGCTGCCCTAAATCTAAACGTGACAACATAACTTAACCTCAAGCTTATTTCAACTAAACAAATCCGCAGCGCCACTATATTTCAGACGCAACCAAAACTCAATACTCgaacttctcgtctcaaccGCTActcaacgcaacggcaatttcgactattCATCACCTCAActcgactaaacactatcttaaATAAACGGCAacttaactaagcgcaagcaCCACTAAATGTAACTTCAACTAAACACAATCTCAAGGTAACACAACTCAATTAACATTATCTTAACTAAACGGATACGGAACAAAGCGCAAgcgcaactaaacgtaacctaaactatacgctatcgcaacgcatccgaaatcAAACCTTCTCAAAATCCTCGAAAACGTTATTcgctaatccgagcactccaattcggcacttcccgacctactcgagaggtgacactgAAAAACCCGATAACGCGGCTTGACCCGGTACAGCTGAATTCGGCTATActtaatttcaaaaacgagaaagactcaactaaaacccgtgactttgctcaactttctcaagaactcaaaatttactctacTCTAACACGCatactcaggctacggtcatcaagcaaaagaatcggcaaaaaaatttcgagtacttttctacaacgcaaatccaaaacggctatccgttactcggcaagccttttcgTAATTGggctcgaaattcaatcgcggggatTGAAGCAATgcttaccttctacatccttataaccccctttccattcccctcgcgatttttgggcgactccaTTACTTCGCTAAACTCCCCAAAACGCGACTAATtatcacgaccgccagaactagagtggtttcaaaaacctatgacctgccgcaacacggatctcgatacgctATCCCATACGTGACGCACGTGACccacaagaatacgcaataatcgatcggtcatcgatttcgtcgattgcgcaactcgacgcgcacctttAATAGCATCGCTGCGCAGAACTTGACGCTAGAtcgcaatctcgtcctccgcgcaACTCCATGACGACTTGGTggtgagcgtggtgctccctcgtcgctagtcggtccgtcgcaagttcgctagtcaattgttggcggggtgtagggggagaggctgcggcgcgccggccgccagcgggaatcgcgtccaccttggattcccgcgatgcggggatcAGCGTCGGCTcaccctccgcagcctcgacatccgTCCTTCGCAATTGTCGCTAGTCCGCCTCGCcgcaatttcctcgaattcggtgCCGACTTCTGCCTGATGCCGGTGtaactcgaaaaataaaaaaaacctgaaacaTCTTACGCTATTCGCTAAGgtgtcccctctcgtagtttcggatgcgtgactccagtcctggcgctcttttgcaaagacttcgcgactcaattgcgaaaattcctaaattttggTTCAGCCCAGGGTTCAAGGATcctcttgtaacgggcatcaaaaatgccacgttacaatacataaTACAGTAGATGGTAATAGTAACGATTGGATGCTGAGAGATAACTTTGCTTCTCCCCCTGGGTCCGATCGTCTTAATTTGAGCGATGGCTTGGTGCGTACGCGTGATCACTTTTTATGTTTTATCAGGGAGCAGAGAAAATACGAGACTCGTGCCGGATCTACGCGTATACAATTGTGTCTCCAGACCATTCAGTCCCATTACGTGGGGCTCGTTTACAAAGGAAATCAATGATTGTGAGACGAAATATGCCCCAAGTGACGTCTTCATGATTCCAAATTTCACGATGACTGATTGCAGAATGACGCACATAGTGAGCGACGTCTTGAGGCAGATACCCGCTGGTTTGGCAGATTACCTCACCTGGATGTCGGGTGGAAAACCGAGGTGAGTGACATATACTGAAATACTGGGGAAATTATGACGgggataattgaaaattgaaatcgattGTTTGCAGACTTCGCGCGTACCAAAAAAAGATTCATGATGTGAGCGAATCATTCGAATTCTTCACAACAAACGAATGGGAATTTGAGTCAACAAATATCAAGCTATTGAGGGATCGGATGTCGCACGTCGATCGGGAAACCTTCAATATTGACATGTCGAAGATAGAATGGAGGAAGTTTATATACAATTACTTTATGGGCATTCGGCGAAATGTCTTGTGCGAGAAAGATAGTACTCTCGAACACGGCAGAAAGATGATTGCCAGGAAAGTGCTGATAGCGAAGATCAGCCTCTCGAGCATCCTCGTCGGCATCCTATTCGGTGTCATTAggttttatgaattttagttCCAAGATATTCCGTGAAtcgtttgcaattttttgaaaatatattcaaccTCATTGTCAGATTAGTCAAGTCCCGTATGCTCGTTGATACAAATCTATTCATTGTCAATTAGAAGTATGTacaaatactgaaaaattgtattttcatttcgaaacaTCTGAAAACCGggaccataaaaaaaaatgcttgaaaaaattgagaaaaatctgaaatgtttggaatcaaaaatacagtttctgaCAACGCTTTGAGATTCTAGAAGAAgatccttttcaaaatcattttaaatATTCGTACATAATTGAgcggttgaataaaaaatcttaaaaaaattaggttaCTGTTTCAGAATTGGGACAaatgcagaaattttttttaaacaaaattagaAACGGTGAGGGTCGGACGTTGGTTGGTTTACATGGACTTGCCCATATGCTCGTGCATGTGAATATAAATCGTCACAAAAAGTTGTTTGCGCAGAATGCGCATCGAACCGTCGAAGATACAATTTACTCTCCcgaaaaaattgcgataaatGTACCGAGTTAATTGGCTCCTAAAATTGCTACGTACTAGCTGTTTGTCACGCAAGCGCTGAAATAAGATATTTCGAACGTAACCGCCAAGATTAGATATTTCTGACATAACTCCTAAGATAAGCTGTTCCTAACGTAACTGATGAGATAAGCCCTTTGGCTTGGCAGGTATCGAtctacgaaaattttcaattatacataaattacaTTATAGCGAAAATAGTTGGCGATCCGTCATTATCAAGTATCGGGGGCAAAACGAGATCAGCTGATTAGCGACACTTCTTTGAAACGATTAGAAAAGAATATTCCACAAAAGTATGTCTCAGCAAATGTACGCATGCACCAACAATATGTTATGTAGGTTTGTGAAAGACAAGAAATGCAACGACATGCTGGCTTATTAGTAACAATAAACTAATATTAACGTTGCCTCTAAAAAAAACATGCAGCGAGAAAGGTGTTAAGGCCTTCTTACAAAGAAAATGAACCATCAAGATACATTATGCACGTATGATAGGGTCAATCAATGGCGCGATCAATGTGGTTCCCTTACCAGCAGCGCGAGGAGTAAATCATCGCAGTTTGATTTCGATCTTGCTGCCTGTTCGGATTTCAACCTtcgatttaatttcattcgctTTTTAATACCACAGCAATCGTTGTTCTCTTTTAAAAATGAGTATTTGTGACGTCTTAGGTATAATTATTCACCTCATGATTTTATCCCGCATACACATGTGTATTATAACCTATCGCACATAGTATCGAATATGAGAGTGCGCAATACGTATCTATGACCATTAAcaatttaatatatttatatttctacTACCTCCGGTATGATCGAACCTACCGTGAGAAATTCGGTACCTCTGggtcgtgaaaatttttacgttcagTCGCTTTAGTATCTATCATTGACTGAAAATTGCAAAGGTCGGTGGGTCAAGGATTGTTCCTACGTACAAGATCCGGCATTTAGAATTTCCAAATTCTGAGTTTAAATTCGTAATCATGCAGCTACTCTAAACACTGACGCTGCGATCTTGAAGTTTCGAATGAACAAGAGGCGAGAAGTACTGTGCGTCCTAAATGGGTTGAATAACTAGCTTTCTTTGAGTCATAGCTTCATCAATATGCGCCATGGAGAAATCTCACTTATATCCCTtaatatcatacatcatcatcataTATGAtgcatcatacatagtattacagtccgaaaccaaatttcggacgttcggatgttcggatgttcagaaagtgacgtcacccaaaattttttttctcctgacGTCATTGATATATAGTACTCGACGgcgaaaatcagctagccgaatcactcagtctggaaacaaccgcgcagtagatcGGACGTATGAGAaccgcgctccgcagatttcgagcaCCGGGTactctacctcctggatcctgcgccccgggtccgcttcctggtgcaactcgaaTTCCAGGACAAGCGTTCCGTGGTTTCTACGCTCCAGGTCCTTTATGTGCTGAATTTCGACCTCCAGGAGAAatgctccgtggttcctcgctATATTCCATATTGTTCCAGATATAGCCGAAGAATTAGATCTTGACATTCTGATAAACGAATCCATCAACCTCAACAACTGTAGAAAGGAAACTTTCGGTACATCAAGGTGAAACAAAAGTGCACTTTGTGTACAAGAGACTGAGAAGCTTAAGGGTGTTATTTATCGCTAGTCGACCCCTCAtccctcatcctcatcctcacacgcacacacacacacacacacacacacacacacacacacacacacacacacacacacaccttgCACTCAGCTTCACGCTTCGGAAATGTACGTTCAACCGCATCTAGTCTTAATTAGCAGTTTTGGCAATGTAATTTTTTGCAACACCATTAATAGTCACGCTATTACACTGTACTTCCCACTTCGCGAACCGACGCTATTGGCAATCAAACAGTTATAAAGCTTGTGCCCCCCCACTTTTGTGCTTAAAAAATCAGTGGTTTCGTGCCGTGCACCAGCCGGAGCTACGATACTCCTTTTACAACAGCCGTGCTGACAAAAACGGGAGTGCTTCTTCACTTTACGCGTCGTCCTCAGTCCGCGGAGATGAAACCGTCCTCCGAAATAGCGGAATGGTACCGTGGAAGATCGATCTTTATTACCGGAGCAACAGGATTCGTTGGAAAAGTGTTGGTCGAGAAGCTTTTGCGTTCCTGCCCGGACATCGGAACGATCTTTTTGTTGATCCGTGACAAGAAGGACACGTCCTCTCGAGACCGTGTCGAGCAGTTACTGTCGACGCGTTTGTTCGACGAGATTCGAACCGCTCAAGCAAGTCCGAGAGACAGACTCGTCGCTATTCCAGGGGATGTTGGCGTTCCAGGCCTGGGAATAACCGACGAAGACAGGCGGCTTCTGCAGGAAACAGTTTCGGTGGTTTTTCACGTCGCAGCGACGGTGAGATTCACGGAGCCTCTGCGAAAAGCGGTGGCCATTAACATCGAGGGCACCAAGGCGGTACTCCAGCTCTCTCAGGGGATGAAAAACCTCCACGCCATTGTCCACGTATCCACGGCTTACGCGAACTGCGGCAACCCCGTCATCCATGAACGCATCTATCCGCCACCGATGGACTTGTATAAGGTGCGGCACTGCGTGGCTGGCCTCGATGACGAGCTTTTGGACCTAATCACACCCAGGTGAATGTAGTTGCGTTTTCTGTATGGTTCTTGGTGCTTGGTTCCAAGTATAATATCCGCATCGAATACAAACGTGGAAAAAATGTGCACACGATTCACGTGGTGAAATGGCTTAAAGTGCACGTCTGCTTATTTACGGTTGAGGCATAAATCCATGTAGATCAACAACGCTTCCGAGACATACGCTGAGCGTCACGTACGTAAAGTTGGCCCACCCACCgcggattttcaaatttttttacggctTGGTGTGGGGGCGTTTCGTAGTCCAACTTGAGGGTTTGAtggcaaataattttttcaaaatttttcttatggAGTTATCCCCCCTTCCCCCCTCCCTCGTGTTAGAACGAATCATCTGAAATCCCGAAAAAAGTGTTGTAATATTAGAATTTCAAATCTGGGACGTTGACGAATCGACGACAAAGCTTGGGGAGAAATCCGTAATAAGTCGTAATGGCGGGTACCTGAATGCCGAGTCAGCGAAAGATGCGAGGCGTGATTTTGCGAATGGTCTTTCTTAGggacatttcttttttcgaaaatccttatggaatattttatttcaattttttttacaaaattacgAGTCTCCGCCGTGAATGAACTTTTTCCGAGCCACCtccaaaaaatgcaaaaagcTTGAAAATCCGAGGTGGGAGGGACAACTTTACAATAGGTTGACGCGTATTTTACTTTGGTTTGATGTTTTATTCGAAGGTTGATTGGTAAGCTCCCCAACACTTACACATTCACCAAAGCTATAGCGGAACACTTAGTCGCAGAGCATTCGACTCGATTGCCAATTGTTGTGGTGCGGCCTTCCATCGTCTTAGCCTCGTGGAAGGAACCGGTTCCAGGATGGACTGACAGTTACAATGGCCCAAATTTCGCGGTGATTGGTACTGCCAAGGGATTGGTGAACAGTATTTACGGGAAGAAGGAGCTTGTGGCTGATCTGATACCCGTCGACGTGTGCGTCAATCTTCTCGTAGCTGCCGCATGGGAAATCGGTATGTTCTTCCTAGCagtcgattttttttgcttgtaGCTGTGGGTTTCCATGGGTAAAACTTCACCGTTGCTAGCTTTCGATCTCTCACATTCTATATTATCTAAGGACATATAcagtgacgtggatttttcccgctcctcggtcactcggagaaaatgaccgagaacttaccgcgtgcacaataatttggcgtcgacgatgtaccctggatctaaaacaatatcgagcagttttgttgggcgcccggcgtgatcaacacgcctcgaaatcattaatgCGCTATACCTCGGGCATATGCTCGATAGCTCACTACCGCGGAGAGGGAaagggtaatttttggagagaaagagagacactcgaaatacacATGCTACTTAacaaaagaagtaaaataaaatcttatatttcacaatagcggtgatacagaaacaaaaaaaaaataatccaaaagTCGCTCATCGCGATTCTAAaagtaaacagaaaattacacgtaacctactctatttcttactctactgagctcgcggctccctaactaaaaTGCCACTCAACCATCACAAAATCGCCATACGCTATtctcaatttgcaaattcgccGTTTCTTCTCCACAGCAATAATTGCTTAAGACCAAAACTAAAACTACTTTCTCGACGGTGCGTCGTCGGGCTACCGAACAGACGGCGTCCTCAACCTTACCCGAGATCTCACccgactcggagcttcgacGCTACCGCGAGCTGCCCTAAATCTAAACGTGACAACATAACTTAACCTCAAGCTTATTTCAACTAAACAAATCCGCAGCGCCACTATATTTCAGACGCAACCAAAACTCAATACTCgaacttctcgtctcaaccGCTActcaacgcaacggcaatttcgactattCATCACCTCAActcgactaaacactatcttaaATAAACGGCAacttaactaagcgcaagcaCCACTAAATGTAACTTCAACTAAACACAATCTCAAGGTAACACAACTCAATTAACATTATCTTAACTAAACGGATACGGAACAAAGCGCAAgcgcaactaaacgtaacctaaactatacgctatcgcaacgcatccgaaatcAAACCTTCTCAAAATCCTCGAAAACGTTATTcgctaatccgagcactccaattcggcacttcccgacctactcgagaggtgacactgAAAAACCCGATAACGCGGCTTGACCCGGTACAGCTGAATTCGGCTATActtaatttcaaaaacgagaaagactcaactaaaacccgtgactttgctcaactttctcaagaactcaaaatttactctacTCTAACACGCatactcaggctacggtcatcaagcaaaagaatcggcaaaaaaatttcgagtacttttctacaacgcaaatccaaaacggctatccgttactcggcaagccttttcgTAATTGggctcgaaattcaatcgcggggatTGAAGCAATgcttaccttctacatccttataaccccctttccattcccctcgcgatttttgggcgactccaTTACTTCGCTAAACTCCCCAAAACGCGACTAATtatcacgaccgccagaactagagtggtttcaaaaacctatgacctgccgcaacacggatctcgatacgctATCCCATACGTGACGCACGTGACccacaagaatacgcaataatcgatcggtcatcgatttcgtcgattgcgcaactcgacgcgcacctttAATAGCATCGCTGCGCAGAACTTGACGCTAGAtcgcaatctcgtcctccgcgcaACTCCATGACGACTTGGTggtgagcgtggtgctccctcgtcgctagtcggtccgtcgcaagttcgctagtcaattgttggcggggtgtagggggagaggctgcggcgcgccggccgccagcgggaatcgcgtccaccttggattcccgcgatgcggggatcAGCGTCGGCTcaccctccgcagcctcgacatccgTCCTTCGCAATTGTCGCTAGTCCGCCTCGCcgcaatttcctcgaattcggtgCCGACTTCTGCCTGATGCCGgtgtaattcgaaaaataaaaaaaacctgaaacaTCTTACGCTATTCGCTAAGgtgtcccctctcgtagtttcggatgcgtgactccagtcctggcgctcttttgcaaagacttcgcgactcaattgcgaaaattcctaaattttggttccgcccagggttcaaggaTCCTCTTGTAACGGGTATCAagaatgccacgttacaatacataaTACAGTAGATGGCAATAGTAACGATGGGATGCTGAGAGATAACTTTGCTTCTCCCCCTGGGTCCGATCGTCTTAATTTGAGCGATGGCTTGGTGCGTACGCGTGATCACTTTTTATGTTTTATCAGGGAGCAGAGAAAATACGAGACTCGTGCCGGATCTACGCGTATACAATTGTGTCTCCAGACCATTCAGTCCCATTACGTGGGGCTCGTTTACAAAGGAAATCAATGATTGTGAGACGAAATATGCCCCAAGTGACGTCTTCATGATTCCAAGTCTCACGATGACTGATTGCAGAATGACGCAAATAGTGAGCGACGTCTTGAGGCAGATACCCGCTGGTTTGGCAGATTACCTCACCTGGATGTCGGGTGGAAAACCGAGGTGAGTGACATATACTGAAATACTAGGGAAATTATGACGgggataattgaaaattgaaatcgattGTTTGCAGACTTCGCGCGTACCAAAAAAAGATTCATGATGTGAGCGAATCATTAGAATTCTTCACAACACACGAATGGGAATTTGAGTCA
Proteins encoded in this region:
- the LOC124293967 gene encoding fatty acyl-CoA reductase 1-like; this translates as MKPSSEIAEWYRGRSIFITGATGFVGKVLVEKLLRSCPDIGTIFLLIRDKKDTSSRDRVEQLLSTRLFDEIRTAQASPRDRLVAIPGDVGVPGLGITDEDRRLLQETVSVVFHVAATVRFTEPLRKAVAINIEGTKAVLQLSQGMKNLHAIVHVSTAYANCGNPVIHERIYPPPMDLYKVRHCVAGLDDELLDLITPRLIGKLPNTYTFTKAIAEHLVAEHSTRLPIVVVRPSIVLASWKEPVPGWTDSYNGPNFAVIGTAKGLVNSIYGKKELVADLIPVDVCVNLLVAAAWEIGSRENTRLVPDLRVYNCVSRPFSPITWGSFTKEINDCETKYAPSDVFMIPSLTMTDCRMTQIVSDVLRQIPAGLADYLTWMSGGKPRLRAYQKKIHDVSESLEFFTTHEWEFESTNIKLLRDRMSHVDRETFNIDMSKIEWRKYIYNYFMGIRRYVWCEKDGTLEHGRKMIARKVLIAKIILSSILVGILFGVIRFYEF
- the LOC107224402 gene encoding fatty acyl-CoA reductase 1, producing the protein MEPSSEIAEWYRGRSIFITGATGFVGKVLVEKLLRSCPDIGTIFLLIRDKKDTSSRDRVEQLLSTRLFDEIRTAQASPRDRLVAIPGDVGVPGLGITDEDRRLLQETVSVVFHIAATVRFTEPLRKAVAINIEGTKAVLQLSQGMKNLHAIVHVSTAYANCGNPVIHERIYPPPMDLYKVRHCVAGLDDELLDLITPRLIGKLPNTYIFTKAIAEHLVAEHSTRLPIVVVRPSIVLASWKEPVPGWTDGYNGPTLAVIGTGKGLVNSIYGKKELVADLIPVDVCVNLLVAAAWEIGSRENTRLVPDLRVYNCVSRPFSPITWGSFTKEINDCETKYAPSDVFMIPNFTMTDCRMTHIVSDVLRQIPAGLADYLTWMSGGKPRLRAYQKKIHDVSESFEFFTTNEWEFESTNIKLLRDRMSHVDRETFNIDMSKIEWRKFIYNYFMGIRRNVLCEKDSTLEHGRKMIARKVLIAKISLSSILVGILFGVIRFYEF